The following coding sequences are from one Candidatus Delongbacteria bacterium window:
- a CDS encoding transposase, which yields MRKAADIITKKNYSAEQIISKLREVEVKISQGITADLALRSIEVSPQTYYRWRKEYGGMRTSQAKKFKELENENTRLKKWFWCKKS from the coding sequence GTGAGAAAAGCAGCTGATATAATAACAAAAAAGAATTATTCAGCTGAACAGATAATAAGTAAGTTAAGAGAAGTCGAAGTAAAGATTTCACAAGGTATAACAGCAGATCTAGCCCTACGAAGTATAGAAGTCAGTCCTCAGACATATTACAGATGGCGAAAAGAGTATGGAGGAATGAGAACAAGTCAGGCTAAGAAGTTCAAAGAATTGGAGAATGAAAATACTCGTCTTAAGAAATGGTTTTGGTGCAAAAAATCTTAA
- a CDS encoding radical SAM protein produces MYEGTVERTKGKTSPFIRDKLRISVTNRCNKKCYYCHNEGQGHEENNVADLSLEYMKGLAEFCTQNEYHINKINITGGEPLLHPELDKIIQLLFPISNSIRINTNGILFTKQNIDNLIMSGVSEFKIGIDSFWDSRGKDMKLCNMDNFLGYIKYIQKKKCKVVLNMVITKYNYQNIDKMINFCEEHGIYRLKIIELIDYNFRNKIDYEIDYKNKFIENYDKYRDICIDFKPEVDIGMDDMILKSGLCLRWCTSFCKTRACGTMYSIINAKGEIVLCTKSNDSIPVDFTKQSNYFKCNEIILNASQYICNCEDRRYLRDLSGKLISLEDGYDKKWNWEVELSKFWTEPDEIVLSLGKRWATDKKTIILDLGAGLGRNSFAFAKLGFSVLAFDSSQLAVDTIKMQVDKEDVTPLCGDMHEIQMPDKSVNYVFSYNVLSHSDSYKISFAINELHRVLKVGGEGYATFCSKHSWSWKETNFPHIDENTLIKLVPGAEFGVPHYHADMSDILFMFRRFEILDIKHTTKYNLNDNKKDSSHYIVLFRKT; encoded by the coding sequence ATGTACGAGGGAACTGTTGAAAGAACAAAAGGAAAAACATCTCCGTTTATTAGAGACAAATTGAGAATATCAGTTACAAATAGATGTAACAAAAAATGTTACTACTGCCATAATGAAGGCCAAGGGCATGAAGAAAATAATGTGGCGGATCTTTCTCTAGAATATATGAAAGGATTGGCAGAGTTTTGCACACAAAACGAATATCACATAAATAAGATTAATATTACTGGTGGTGAACCCTTGCTTCACCCTGAACTTGATAAAATTATTCAATTATTATTCCCTATTTCCAATAGTATACGAATAAATACAAATGGTATTTTGTTTACAAAACAGAATATTGATAATTTGATTATGTCAGGAGTTAGTGAATTTAAGATAGGCATTGATTCATTTTGGGATAGTAGGGGCAAGGATATGAAGTTATGCAACATGGATAATTTTTTAGGCTACATAAAATATATACAAAAGAAAAAGTGCAAAGTCGTATTGAATATGGTTATTACGAAATATAATTATCAGAATATTGATAAGATGATTAATTTTTGTGAGGAACATGGTATATATAGACTGAAAATAATAGAATTAATCGATTATAATTTTCGAAATAAAATTGATTATGAAATTGATTACAAAAATAAATTTATCGAAAATTATGATAAATACCGTGATATTTGTATAGACTTTAAACCAGAGGTCGATATTGGGATGGATGATATGATTCTCAAAAGTGGATTATGCTTACGGTGGTGTACTAGTTTCTGTAAAACAAGAGCTTGCGGAACTATGTATTCAATAATTAATGCTAAGGGTGAAATTGTGCTATGTACAAAGAGCAATGATTCTATCCCGGTTGATTTTACTAAACAATCAAATTATTTTAAGTGTAACGAGATTATTTTAAATGCAAGTCAATATATATGTAATTGTGAAGACAGAAGATATTTAAGAGATTTAAGTGGGAAATTAATAAGTCTTGAAGATGGGTACGACAAAAAATGGAACTGGGAAGTTGAATTGTCGAAATTTTGGACAGAGCCGGATGAAATTGTCTTAAGTTTAGGGAAGCGTTGGGCTACTGATAAAAAGACTATTATACTTGATCTTGGGGCTGGTTTGGGAAGGAATTCTTTTGCTTTTGCGAAATTAGGCTTTTCTGTTTTGGCATTTGATAGTTCACAACTAGCAGTTGATACAATTAAAATGCAGGTGGATAAAGAAGATGTTACTCCACTGTGTGGAGATATGCATGAAATACAAATGCCAGACAAATCGGTAAACTATGTATTTTCTTATAATGTACTCTCTCATTCGGATTCATATAAAATAAGTTTTGCAATTAATGAGCTTCATAGAGTTTTAAAGGTAGGCGGAGAAGGATATGCAACTTTTTGCTCGAAACATTCATGGTCTTGGAAAGAAACCAACTTTCCCCATATTGACGAGAATACTTTAATTAAGCTTGTGCCAGGTGCTGAATTCGGTGTTCCTCATTATCATGCAGATATGTCTGATATATTGTTTATGTTTAGAAGATTCGAGATTTTAGATATAAAACATACAACAAAATATAATTTGAATGATAACAAAAAAGATAGCAGTCATTATATTGTGTTATTCCGTAAGACGTAA
- a CDS encoding IS6 family transposase: MKNNLFKWKHFSKDIILLCVRWYLKYSLSYTDLKEMMLERGIDLSHSTILRWTHEYSPIIEERLREHIKLTNDSWRMDETYIKIKGKNAYLYRAVDSKGKTIDFYVSETRDKAAARKFFREAINAKHTQRPRVITTDRYKATEIAFIEEQYYGDISCVTEHRMCKYLNSIVEQDHRFIKKKIDPMLGFKSRDSAERIIAGIEMMHMIHEGQVAGNRCEQFEVQFINEIMCEAA; encoded by the coding sequence ATGAAAAACAATCTGTTCAAATGGAAACATTTCAGTAAGGATATAATTCTACTGTGCGTAAGATGGTATTTAAAATATTCATTAAGCTATACAGATTTAAAAGAAATGATGTTAGAACGGGGAATAGACTTATCTCATTCAACAATTCTTCGCTGGACACATGAATATTCACCAATAATTGAAGAAAGATTAAGAGAACATATTAAGCTGACAAATGATTCCTGGCGAATGGATGAAACATATATAAAAATCAAAGGGAAGAATGCATATCTGTACAGAGCGGTAGACTCTAAAGGAAAAACAATCGATTTTTATGTATCTGAGACTAGGGACAAGGCAGCAGCAAGGAAGTTTTTCAGGGAAGCAATAAATGCAAAACATACTCAAAGGCCAAGAGTAATTACAACAGACAGATATAAAGCAACAGAAATAGCATTTATAGAAGAACAATATTATGGGGATATAAGCTGTGTGACAGAACACCGAATGTGTAAATATCTAAATAGTATAGTGGAACAGGATCATCGCTTTATAAAGAAAAAGATAGACCCGATGCTAGGATTCAAATCACGTGACTCCGCAGAAAGAATAATCGCCGGAATAGAAATGATGCATATGATACACGAAGGACAGGTCGCGGGAAATCGGTGTGAACAATTCGAGGTGCAATTCATAAATGAAATTATGTGTGAAGCGGCATAG
- a CDS encoding transposase yields MADDLGIHEGLLYNWRRKYTADGDKTKYATLEEENRALQRENA; encoded by the coding sequence ATAGCGGATGATTTGGGTATTCACGAGGGGCTGTTATACAATTGGCGGAGGAAATATACTGCAGACGGCGACAAAACAAAATATGCAACACTGGAAGAAGAAAACAGAGCATTGCAAAGGGAAAACGCTG
- a CDS encoding DDE-type integrase/transposase/recombinase, translating into MGKYFNNIVKQDYRFIKKKIDPIHGFKTLDSAEKLIAGIEIMHMIHKGQIEGIRCVQ; encoded by the coding sequence ATGGGCAAGTATTTCAATAATATAGTTAAACAAGATTACAGGTTTATTAAGAAGAAAATAGACCCAATTCATGGATTTAAAACACTTGATTCAGCAGAAAAACTAATCGCCGGAATAGAAATAATGCATATGATACATAAAGGACAGATCGAGGGAATTCGGTGTGTCCAATAA